One segment of Balaenoptera ricei isolate mBalRic1 chromosome 8, mBalRic1.hap2, whole genome shotgun sequence DNA contains the following:
- the CASP1 gene encoding caspase-1 → MGTINGLLDELLEKRVLNQAEMEKVRDENATVMDKARALIDSVIPKGSQACQICISHIREDDSLLAGTLGLSSGSQSGNYLNTQESQAVVPPFPAPQAMQDNPVKLASSGPGGNLKLCPLETAQRIWKEKSAEIYPIMERSIRTRIALIICNTEFENLPRRDGADVDIRNMKMLLEGLGYSVDVKENLTASDMTIELKSFAARPEHRTSDSTFLVLMSHGIRTGVCGKKYSEEVPDVLKVNTIFQILNTWNCPSLKDKPKVIIIQACRGENQGVVWLKDSVEASGNCSLLAPEDFEDDAIKKAHVEKDFIAFCSSTPDNVSWRHPILGSLFIIKLIEKFQEYAWLCDLEEIFRKVRFSFELPDGKAQMPTAERVTLTRCFYLFPGY, encoded by the exons ATGGGTACAATAAATGGCTTGCTGGATGAACTATTAGAGAAAAGAGTGCTGAACCAGGCGGAGATGGAGAAAGTAAGAGATGAAAATGCTACAGTTATGGACAAGGCCCGAGCTTTGATAGACTCTGTTATTCCGAAAGGGTCCCAGGCATGCCAAATTTGCATCAGTCATATTAGAGAAGATGACTCCCTCCTTGCAGGAACACTGGGGCTCTCCTCAG GTTCACAATCTGGAAATTATCTTAATACACAAGAATCCCAAGCAGTGGTTCCTCCTTTCCCAG CTCCTCAGGCAATGCAGGACAACCCAGTTAAGCTTGCATCTTCAGGGCCAGGAGGGAACCTCAAGCTTTGCCCCCTAGAAACAGCCCAAAGGATATGGAAAGAAAAGTCAGCAGAG ATTTACCCAATAATGGAAAGGTCAATCCGCACACGTATTGCCCTCATTATCTGCAACACAGAGTTTGAAAATCTTCCCAGGAGAGATGGAGCTGATGTTGATATCAGAAACATGAAGATGCTACTAGAAGGTCTGGGGTACAGTGTGGATGTGAAAGAAAATCTCACTGCTTCG GACATGACTATAGAGCTGAAGTCATTTGCTGCTCGCCCAGAGCACCGGACCTCTGATAGTACTTTTCTGGTGCTCATGTCTCATGGAATCCGGACTGGCGTTTGTGGGAAGAAATACTCTGAAGAAGTCCCAGATGTATTAAAAGTCAACACCATCTTTCAAATTTTGAACACCTGGAATTGCCCAAGTTTGAAAGACAAACCCAAGGTGATCATTATCCAGGCCTGCCGTGGTG AGAATCAAGGGGTGGTATGGCTAAAAGATTCAGTAGAAGCTTCTGGAAACTGTTCCTTATTGGCTCCAGAAGATTTTGAGGATGATGCCATTAAGAAAGCCCACGTAGAGAAGGATTTTATTGCTTTCTGCTCTTCAACACCAG ATAATGTTTCTTGGCGACATCCCATATTGGgttctctttttattattaaactcATTGAAAAATTTCAAGAATATGCCTGGCTTTGTGACCTGGAAGAAATTTTCCGAAAG GTTAGATTTTCATTTGAGCTGCCAGATGGTAAGGCACAGATGCCCACCGCTGAAAGAGTGACTTTGACAAGATGTTTCTACCTCTTTCCAGGATATTAA